The following proteins are encoded in a genomic region of Arachis ipaensis cultivar K30076 chromosome B02, Araip1.1, whole genome shotgun sequence:
- the LOC107624708 gene encoding uncharacterized calcium-binding protein At1g02270 isoform X1, protein MVVAAGSSVAKLNLRKGKGSSYNVMSGGDNSDGDLSIVSNNSDSECCSSSMVEVERGPSCVSFTTFNILAPIYKRIDPKNQSLRESEFRYSWLSRNESILNSLLAESSSIMCLQEFWVGNEELVHMYEEKLGDAGYHLFKLARTNNRGDGLLTAIHTKYLHVVNYRELFLNDFGDRVAQLLHVQSIAPVSQNQMGSLYQEFLIVNTHLLFPHDSSLCIVRLHQVHQILQHVELFQKENRLKPMPIILCGDWNGSKKGHVYKFLRSQGFVSSYDCYADSHKQWVSHRNHRGNICGVDFIWLCNPNQPRKPLKTSWAEAVFSILKYQLRKASLSEDSAFTFLKGDNCADAVTYLSFHEALRQVKLVDVPNGLCIQQFQDLWNQADVDGNGVIDLEEFKQKIWNSTCPEPVLESFNGCMEDVNATNEHETIGFKVKTAMLFPREVERGHWPEEYSLSDHARLTAVFSPAKMRCYGSQKL, encoded by the exons ATG GTAGTAGCTGCAGGTTCTAGTGTTGCTAAGCTCAACTTGAGAAAAGGGAAGGGTTCTTCTTATAATGTTATGAGCGGTGGTGATAACAGTGATGGAGATCTTTCCATTGTTAGTAATAACAGTGACAGTGAGTGTTGTTCATCATCAATGGTGGAGGTGGAAAGGGGTCCTTCATGTGTTTCATTCACCACTTTCAATATCTTGGCTCCTATTTACAAAAGGATTGATCCAAAG AACCAAAGCCTCAGGGAAAGTGAGTTCAGGTACTCCTGGTTGTCCAGGAATGAAAGTATTCTGAATTCCTTGCTTGCTGAATCATCTTCCATAATGTGCCTTCAG GAATTTTGGGTTGGAAATGAAGAACTTGTTCACATGTATGAGGAGAAACTAGGGGATGCTGGTTACCATCTCTTCAAGCTTGCTCGAACCAACAACCGGGGAGATG GTCTTCTTACTGCTATACACACAAAATATTTACATGTTGTGAATTATCGGGAGTTGTTTTTAAATGATTTCGGTGATCGTGTTGCTCAGTTGTTACACGTTCAGTCTATTGCCCCTGTTTCGCAAAACCAAATGGGAAGTCTTTACCAAGAGTTTCTTATTGTGAACACACACCTGTTATTTCCTCACGATTCGAGTCTATGTATAGTGAGATTGCATCAG GTTCACCAAATTTTGCAGCATGTGGAATTGTTTCAAAAAGAAAACAGGCTGAAACCGATGCCTATTATACTCTGCGG TGACTGGAATGGAAGTAAGAAAGGGCATGTATACAAGTTTCTTAGGTCACAAGGGTTTGTTTCATCATATGACTGTTATGCAGATTCCCACAAG CAGTGGGTTAGTCACCGAAATCATAGAGGAAATATCTGCGGTGTCGACTTCATTTGGCTTTGCAATCCAAACCAACCACGGAAACCTTTGAAGACAAGTTGGGCTGAAGCTGTTTTTAGCATACTCAAG TACCAGCTACGAAAAGCTTCGCTGTCTGAAGACAGTGCATTTACATTTCTGAAGGGAGACAATTGTGCCGATGCTGTGACATATCTTAGTTTCCATGAGGCACTGCGGCAG GTAAAATTAGTTGATGTGCCTAATGGCTTATGCATTCAGCAGTTCCAAGATCTATGGAATCAAGCAGATGTTGATGGAAATGGGGTCATCGACTTAGAGGAATTCAAG CAAAAGATTTGGAACTCTACATGTCCAGAACCTGTATTGGAAAGCTTCAATGGTTGCATGGAGGATGTGAATGCGACGAATGAGCACGAAACCATCGGCTTTAAGGTGAAGACAGCGATGTTGTTCCCTCGAGAAGTCGAGAGAGGACATTGGCCAGAAGAGTATTCTCTTTCAGATCATGCTAGGCTCACTGCTGTGTTTTCACCAGCAAAGATGAGATGCTATGGATCACAAAAACTATAG
- the LOC107624708 gene encoding uncharacterized calcium-binding protein At1g02270 isoform X2, translating to MVVAAGSSVAKLNLRKGKGSSYNVMSGGDNSDGDLSIVSNNSDSECCSSSMVEVERGPSCVSFTTFNILAPIYKRIDPKNQSLRESEFRYSWLSRNESILNSLLAESSSIMCLQEFWVGNEELVHMYEEKLGDAGYHLFKLARTNNRGDGLLTAIHTKYLHVVNYRELFLNDFGDRVAQLLHVQSIAPVSQNQMGSLYQEFLIVNTHLLFPHDSSLCIVRLHQVHQILQHVELFQKENRLKPMPIILCGDWNGSKKGHVYKFLRSQGFVSSYDCYADSHKWVSHRNHRGNICGVDFIWLCNPNQPRKPLKTSWAEAVFSILKYQLRKASLSEDSAFTFLKGDNCADAVTYLSFHEALRQVKLVDVPNGLCIQQFQDLWNQADVDGNGVIDLEEFKQKIWNSTCPEPVLESFNGCMEDVNATNEHETIGFKVKTAMLFPREVERGHWPEEYSLSDHARLTAVFSPAKMRCYGSQKL from the exons ATG GTAGTAGCTGCAGGTTCTAGTGTTGCTAAGCTCAACTTGAGAAAAGGGAAGGGTTCTTCTTATAATGTTATGAGCGGTGGTGATAACAGTGATGGAGATCTTTCCATTGTTAGTAATAACAGTGACAGTGAGTGTTGTTCATCATCAATGGTGGAGGTGGAAAGGGGTCCTTCATGTGTTTCATTCACCACTTTCAATATCTTGGCTCCTATTTACAAAAGGATTGATCCAAAG AACCAAAGCCTCAGGGAAAGTGAGTTCAGGTACTCCTGGTTGTCCAGGAATGAAAGTATTCTGAATTCCTTGCTTGCTGAATCATCTTCCATAATGTGCCTTCAG GAATTTTGGGTTGGAAATGAAGAACTTGTTCACATGTATGAGGAGAAACTAGGGGATGCTGGTTACCATCTCTTCAAGCTTGCTCGAACCAACAACCGGGGAGATG GTCTTCTTACTGCTATACACACAAAATATTTACATGTTGTGAATTATCGGGAGTTGTTTTTAAATGATTTCGGTGATCGTGTTGCTCAGTTGTTACACGTTCAGTCTATTGCCCCTGTTTCGCAAAACCAAATGGGAAGTCTTTACCAAGAGTTTCTTATTGTGAACACACACCTGTTATTTCCTCACGATTCGAGTCTATGTATAGTGAGATTGCATCAG GTTCACCAAATTTTGCAGCATGTGGAATTGTTTCAAAAAGAAAACAGGCTGAAACCGATGCCTATTATACTCTGCGG TGACTGGAATGGAAGTAAGAAAGGGCATGTATACAAGTTTCTTAGGTCACAAGGGTTTGTTTCATCATATGACTGTTATGCAGATTCCCACAAG TGGGTTAGTCACCGAAATCATAGAGGAAATATCTGCGGTGTCGACTTCATTTGGCTTTGCAATCCAAACCAACCACGGAAACCTTTGAAGACAAGTTGGGCTGAAGCTGTTTTTAGCATACTCAAG TACCAGCTACGAAAAGCTTCGCTGTCTGAAGACAGTGCATTTACATTTCTGAAGGGAGACAATTGTGCCGATGCTGTGACATATCTTAGTTTCCATGAGGCACTGCGGCAG GTAAAATTAGTTGATGTGCCTAATGGCTTATGCATTCAGCAGTTCCAAGATCTATGGAATCAAGCAGATGTTGATGGAAATGGGGTCATCGACTTAGAGGAATTCAAG CAAAAGATTTGGAACTCTACATGTCCAGAACCTGTATTGGAAAGCTTCAATGGTTGCATGGAGGATGTGAATGCGACGAATGAGCACGAAACCATCGGCTTTAAGGTGAAGACAGCGATGTTGTTCCCTCGAGAAGTCGAGAGAGGACATTGGCCAGAAGAGTATTCTCTTTCAGATCATGCTAGGCTCACTGCTGTGTTTTCACCAGCAAAGATGAGATGCTATGGATCACAAAAACTATAG